A part of Candidatus Thermoplasmatota archaeon genomic DNA contains:
- a CDS encoding ATP-binding cassette domain-containing protein: MSVAIETSGLVKSFGKTRAVDGLDLSIRKGSVYGLLGPNGAGKTTTIRVLATLLAPDAGTARVLGHDVVADSAAVRAKVSLTGQFASVDEDLTGRENLVLVGRLLGLSWGGAKDRADELLDAFGLAEAAGRQAKTFSGGMRRRLDIAASLVVTPEVLFLDEPTSGLDVRSRNQVWDIVRAIAAEGTTVLLTTQYLEEADRLADRLAVIDHGRLIAEGTSRDLKASVGARALHLRVEPATRRAEAQALLAKSLPGVRAGGDPQSLLAHAPDEAALAEALSTLSRAGISVAELSVGAPSLDEVFLAVTGRTAQGGSP, encoded by the coding sequence ATGTCCGTTGCCATCGAAACCTCCGGCCTCGTGAAGAGCTTCGGCAAGACGCGCGCCGTGGACGGCCTCGACCTTTCCATCCGCAAGGGGTCCGTCTACGGCCTTCTGGGGCCAAACGGCGCGGGCAAGACCACCACGATCCGCGTCCTCGCCACGCTGCTTGCCCCCGACGCGGGCACGGCGCGCGTGCTGGGCCACGACGTGGTCGCCGACTCGGCCGCCGTGCGCGCCAAGGTGAGCCTCACGGGCCAGTTCGCTTCCGTCGACGAGGATCTCACGGGCCGCGAGAATCTCGTCCTCGTGGGCCGGCTGCTCGGGCTCTCCTGGGGCGGCGCCAAGGATCGCGCCGACGAGCTTCTCGACGCCTTTGGTCTCGCGGAGGCCGCGGGGCGGCAGGCGAAGACGTTCTCGGGCGGCATGCGCAGGCGTCTGGACATCGCGGCAAGCCTCGTCGTGACGCCCGAGGTGCTGTTCCTCGACGAGCCCACGTCGGGTCTCGACGTCCGGTCGCGAAACCAGGTGTGGGACATCGTGCGGGCGATCGCGGCCGAGGGCACGACGGTGCTTCTCACGACGCAGTATCTCGAAGAGGCCGACCGTCTGGCCGACCGTCTTGCGGTGATCGACCACGGCCGGCTCATCGCGGAGGGGACAAGCCGCGACCTCAAGGCAAGCGTGGGCGCGCGCGCTTTGCACCTTCGCGTCGAGCCGGCGACGCGCCGGGCCGAGGCACAGGCGTTGCTTGCAAAGTCGCTGCCGGGCGTTCGCGCGGGGGGCGATCCGCAGTCGCTTCTGGCGCATGCGCCCGACGAGGCGGCGCTTGCTGAGGCGCTTTCCACGTTGTCGCGAGCGGGCATCTCCGTGGCCGAGCTCTCGGTGGGCGCGCCCAGCCTCGACGAGGTGTTCCTTGCGGTCACGGGCCGCACGGCGCAGGGGGGAAGCCCATGA
- a CDS encoding ABC transporter permease codes for MMAESVEKPVVVSGDLHRLLSKGPRPPPAGALSASLTLGWRALLKIKHVPFQLFDVTAMPIMLTVMFTFLFGGALAGSPSTYIQFLLPGILVQAMLFITVYTGVGLNTDIGKGVYDRFRSLPIWQSSPVFGALLGDVLRYLVSAGVVLGVGLGLGFRPEAGPLGVLAAVALSLVLAVSVSWIWIVISMKVQSPESVMTTSFLLLFPITFVSNIFVDPSTMPGWLQSVVNANPVTHLVTATRGLMHGQEVAASVAAVLVASLATTAVFAPLSLWMYKKER; via the coding sequence ATGATGGCCGAGTCCGTCGAGAAGCCGGTCGTCGTCTCGGGCGACCTTCATCGCCTGCTGTCGAAGGGGCCGCGCCCGCCGCCGGCCGGCGCGCTGTCGGCGTCGCTTACGCTTGGCTGGCGGGCGCTTCTCAAGATCAAGCACGTGCCCTTCCAGCTCTTCGACGTGACGGCCATGCCCATCATGCTCACCGTCATGTTCACGTTCCTCTTCGGAGGCGCGCTTGCGGGCTCGCCGTCGACGTACATCCAGTTCCTGCTCCCGGGCATTCTCGTGCAGGCCATGCTCTTCATCACGGTCTACACGGGCGTGGGGCTCAACACGGACATCGGCAAGGGCGTGTACGACCGCTTCCGGTCCCTTCCCATCTGGCAGTCCTCGCCGGTCTTCGGCGCGCTTTTGGGGGACGTCCTGCGATACCTCGTGTCGGCCGGCGTCGTTCTCGGCGTGGGCCTTGGGCTCGGATTCCGCCCGGAGGCGGGCCCGTTGGGCGTCCTTGCGGCTGTGGCCCTTTCGCTTGTGCTTGCGGTGAGCGTGTCGTGGATCTGGATCGTCATCAGCATGAAGGTGCAGTCGCCCGAATCGGTCATGACGACAAGCTTCCTCCTGCTGTTTCCGATCACGTTTGTGAGCAACATCTTCGTCGACCCCTCGACGATGCCCGGCTGGCTGCAATCGGTCGTGAACGCGAATCCGGTCACGCACCTCGTGACGGCAACGCGCGGCCTCATGCACGGGCAGGAGGTCGCGGCAAGCGTCGCGGCCGTGCTCGTGGCGTCGCTTGCCACGACGGCCGTGTTCGCGCCGCTGTCCCTTTGGATGTACAAGAAGGAGCGCTAG
- a CDS encoding DNA adenine methylase encodes MRSPIKWFGGKSLLAKRIIDRIPPHVCYVEVFGGAAWVLFRKERSKSEVYNDLNGDLVNLFEVLRDRQEEFARKAEFLLPNRPEFYRARNEPRENLDPVDRALRFFTLIHHSFNCNLRQYKPVRTRAPASVNLDLLRDASKRLQKVWIERLDFEELIRKYDGPDTFFYLDPPYAELSFASGVYGWKDSEHDRLKRALAGVQGRFLVSYPDWPRFRNLWNDHHIEAIPTRYRSFRRDGQHRYVDELLISNYEPSASPLLRPAFQETVVTADDVLLEP; translated from the coding sequence TTGAGGTCCCCCATCAAGTGGTTTGGGGGCAAGAGCCTCCTTGCCAAGCGGATCATCGACCGCATCCCGCCTCACGTTTGCTACGTGGAGGTCTTTGGAGGCGCGGCTTGGGTCCTGTTTCGCAAGGAGAGGTCGAAATCGGAGGTCTACAACGACCTCAACGGCGATCTCGTGAACCTCTTTGAGGTCCTGCGGGACCGGCAGGAGGAGTTTGCCAGAAAAGCGGAGTTTTTGCTGCCGAACCGGCCGGAGTTCTACCGCGCCCGCAACGAGCCGCGAGAGAACTTGGACCCGGTGGACCGCGCGCTGCGGTTCTTCACGTTGATCCACCACTCGTTCAACTGCAACCTGCGGCAGTACAAGCCCGTCCGAACGCGCGCCCCCGCCTCGGTAAACCTCGACCTCCTGCGGGATGCAAGCAAGCGGTTGCAGAAAGTGTGGATCGAGCGGCTCGACTTCGAGGAGTTGATCCGGAAATACGACGGGCCGGACACGTTCTTCTACCTCGACCCGCCGTACGCCGAGCTTTCGTTTGCAAGCGGCGTGTACGGGTGGAAAGACTCGGAGCACGACCGCCTGAAACGCGCCCTCGCCGGCGTGCAAGGCCGCTTTCTCGTCAGTTACCCCGACTGGCCCCGCTTCCGCAACCTCTGGAACGACCACCATATCGAGGCCATTCCGACCCGTTACAGGAGTTTCCGACGCGACGGGCAACACCGGTACGTCGACGAGCTCCTCATTTCAAACTACGAACCCTCCGCGAGTCCGCTTTTGAGGCCCGCATTTCAAGAAACCGTGGTGACCGCCGATGATGTACTCCTTGAACCTTAG